A window of Thermosipho japonicus genomic DNA:
GATTCTATTTTTTAACAAATCAAAAATTATCAAACAAAAAATTATTTAAATCATATTTGCGCCAATATTTTCAAATAAATCCTTGAGATTGTTAAAATCTTTTGGGTTCACATATTTTAGCACTATATTTTTATTCTTACAGGCATCTTCAATTTTGTGCTTTTTTTCTATATCAACTATTATAATTTGTTTATTTTTCTGCTTGTTATAATACTTTTCAATAAAAAATTTTCGGATAATATCTTCTATGTATAAATCATTTTTTAAAGATTGTCCCCAGATTATAAGATTTTTTGCTTTTCTCAATTCTTCTTTAAATAGTTCAAAATACTTACTTAATATTAAAGACCCTTTTATTTGATCTTCTTTTAATTTTGGCGCATTAAAAACTATAACAGGAGTAAGATCTGTTTTATTTTGATAGTAAAAATCCCAGCGACGCTTTTTCATCTTTATAAATTTACCAGAAAATGAAAAGTATTTATAGGAACCATGTAAATGTATTAATTTTGATTTTTCATAATCTCTAAAGTAATTATCAATTGCAAAAATATTATAATCATTTTCCCCTCCTCCAAACATATCACGTAGTTTTATCCTTGTATTACCTTTGTTACCGTTTTTATCATAGCCAACTATCATTTCGGCAATTCCATCATAGTTTGTAGTATATACCGAAATATTATTATTCTTTACAAATTCGTAAATGTTATAATTTGTATGTTGATAATAAAAAGTTACTAAATATTGATGCAGCCCCTTTTTTTCTGCTTCAATGAATTTCTCAACAATTTTTAAAAGTTCATTATTAATTTTCACAAAAAATTCTTTTTTAAATTTTTGAAGACATCCTTTTAAATCTTCATCCTTTACAAGCGGTAATTTTCCAAGTATTTCTAAAGAATGATTTATAATATCTATAATATTTTCATCTGTTAAATCTTTGTACTTTTCAATTTTTCTTATTTCAGAAAAAAATTGCTCAAACCTACTCCAAAGACTTATTATACCTTTTATTCTCTCCTTTAAACCATCATCTACAAACTCTAATATACTGTAATTAAAACCGTTTCCAATCAAGAATACATTTTCAATCATCTAAAATCACTCCTTTACAAATTATACATGTAAATATTTACTTGTTTACTTTTTGTAGTATTTACTTTTTTTCAACTTTTTTATCAAATACTCTTCAACACTCTTTCTAGACATTTCATCAACATAATTGTTAAATCTATCATTTTTGTGAGCTTTTACTTTTACAAAGCTCACATCTAACTGTTGATAAAGCTTTCTTAATTTTTTTGCATATGAATTAATATACGGATTTTTTGTATTCCTATAAAAGGATGCAAGCATTGGAATTTCGTTATAATCATGTATTATAGTAACTTCTTTTACTCCAAGGTTATTACAATACTCCAATGCTTTAATAACCCCTAATAATTCTGCAATAATGGAATTTCCCCTATTTATTACCATCGCGCCCTTGTATGTAAACTTTATTTCCTCATCTTTAACTACACAAAATGCAAAACCTGCAATGTTTAAATTATCGTAGTAGGATCCATCTACATATATTCTCATGCACTTCCCCCTTTTCATCACACTTACCTTTTATTTAACGAATCTAAATATTAAAATCTGACATTTTAAAATTAGTACCCCAAATCATCTAAATATTGTCCAAGTTCATTTTCATCCTCGAAATCCGTTCCAAGTTCTGAATTCCAAAATTCTAACATATCTGGATAATCTTCCACTGGTTCATCATCCTCTTCATAATATTCATAGCTATCGTATTCATAGTAATCTTCATCATCTTCGCCAATTTCCCTTTCCCAATAAAAATACCAACCACAATCAAAGCAAATCTTAGCATAATCTGGTATATATTTTCCACACCTTGGACACCTCTTATTATAAAAAACCCATCCACATTCAGGACAATAACCTTCATCATTTTTTACTTCAATTCCACACCTAGGACATTCTTTCCATCCTTGGTACATAATAACTCCTCCTTTCTACAAATCGAAAAAATTATATCATATAATGTTTAATTTAAAATTTAAGAAACTATTTTTTATTGTAAATTTAAACTAAATTTACAATATAAATCTTTAAATTACGTATTTCCAAGAAAAGTCTCAATAACGCTCACACATAAATACTATATTTTCGATATTCTTTTATCTTTAAGCAACATTAACAAAAGAACAACCATAAAAATTTTCTATCTTCCTATATAAATCCTTGACAGTCTGTATATACGTGTTACAATTTATATACATATGTATACATTTAGTAAATTACCACCTCCTCACGTAGATATATATAAGTGAAGGCGGCCGCCTGGAAATGAAAAACAAAAACTTTGAAGGGGGTTAAAACATGAAAAAGCTATCTATAAAATGGAACGTTGGAACTGATGAAAACGGTGAACCTATGCTAAAGACTCAGTCATTAACTGTACAAGATAGTGTTGACACTCAAAAAGCACTTTTAATCGCTCAAACAATAGAAAAGTACACAAATTATTCACTCTATTTCGCACAATTAGTTACATATACACCAGTAATGTAAGTAAAATAAAAATTTTAAGGGGGTAGGGGAATATGAAAAGACTTACACTTGTTTTTAGAAATCAAGAAGATGGTAAAGCATTCAGAGTAAATGTTCAAAATCCTGTCGAAAATATAGATACAGCTGCTCTTCAAACAGACGCACAAGTCTTAATAGACAACGGGCTTGTTCCTGAAGGATATGTATTCGATGAGGCAAGAGTTCTCGAATCAAATACAAACATATTAATAGACATATTAAAGTAAGGTGAACCATATGATATGGTCAATTGTAAAACTCTTTATGGATCTTGTTGAGCGACCCGGTGAAGGTGAAAAAAAGAAAAAAGAAGTAATAGAACTTGTAGATAGTATCTTTGATTATTTACACATAGATATAGACAGAGAAGATTTAGAACTAGTGCTTTCACCTGCAATAGATTATCTTACAAACATTCTGTTTAAGTAACTTTTCGAGGGGAAGGCACAGGCCTTCTCCTCTTTATTTTTATCTATTATGTATACATTTGTAAATTTTATATGTAAGGGGGAATCTATCTTGGATATATACAAAACATACAAAGATGATGTCAAAAATATTGCTGGAAGGTATTATAAAGCATACAAATACAAAATTTTATCTTTCGAAGATTTAGAACAAACCATCTGGTACATATTAATGTGCGCGCTTTCAAAATTTGATGGTCGTGGAGAGCAAAGAAATTTTGTACTTTTGTTTATAAAACAAAAGCTCATATCAATACTTAAAAACAATCGAAGACCACCGTATTGTACTGACACACCATTTACGTGTCTGTACTTTGACTACCTTTCCGCAGACGATGAAAACACAAAATACTACAGAGAGATGCACGGAGAGTATGAATAATAATGGTATAATTAAAAATGATAAAAAAGCAAAGGGAGGAAAAAGTATGAAAAACTGTGCCCTTATAATGGCGGGAGGAAAAGGAGAAAGATTTTGGCCGTATTCAACCGATGAAAAACCAAAACAATTTTTAAACCTCTTCGATGAAAAAACTATGATCCAGTTAACAGTTGAAAGGCTCAAAGGTATTATACCAATTGAAAATACCTTTGTTGTCACAGGACAAATCTATGTTGATTTGGTAAAAGAGCAGCTTCCAACCCTTCCTGAAGAAAATATAATAATCGAGCCTGCTGGAAGAAATACGGCACCTTGTATTGCACTCTCTGCATTTTATATAAAAGAAAAACTCGGCGATGTAAATCTTGCAGTTCTTCCTGCAGACCACCTTGTAGAAGATGTAGAAAATTTTCAAAAAGCACTAACCAATGCATTTGAATTTATAAACAAAAATAAAAATGCTATAGTAACACTTGGTATAAAACCAGATAGGCCAGAAACGGGGTATGGCTACATTAAATACCAAAGCGAAGATAATTTAACCATAAACGAATCTGTATTAAAAGTTGAACGATTTGTTGAAAAACCAAGCCTTGAAGTTGCAAAAAAATACTTAAGTGAGGGAAACTACCTTTGGAATGCAGGAATATTTGTCTGGAACACAGAAACTATCCTTGAAAACACAAAAAAGTTTCTTCCAAATACGTATAACATCCTAGAAGAAATTTTTAAATATTCTGGAAAAGAATATTTGAAAATACTAAAAGAGTTATATCCAAAGGTAGACAAAATTTCCGTTGACTATGGAATAATGGAACATGCAAAAGATATCTATGTTATTCCATCTGAATTTGGATGGGATGATGTAGGAAGTTGGACTTCTGTTGAAAGACACAGCAAAAAAGATGAAAATGGAAATGTAGTAGATGAAAACACATATTATTTTGATTCAAAAGCAAATATTGTAAAAAGTAAAAAGATAACTATTTTAAACGATGTTGAAAATCTTGTTGTTATCGAAACAGACGATTACCTTATAATCTCAAGCAAAGAAAATATCCAAAAAATAAGAGAAATAAAAAATAAAATAACTAAAAAGTAGACTCTGGCGGCTTTGAATTTTTCAAAGCCGCATTTTTTTAGTGATATAATCTAAATGATATGAAGAATATAACTTTTAAAGAGTTATTAAATCTAAAAAGCAAGAAAATTCTTCATACAACTCATGTAAAATCAGATTGCGATGGAATTGCCTCCATCTACTGGGGATTATCCATTTTTGGAGGAAGCTACTACATTCCCCCATACGAGCTTAGAAGCGCTGCAGGATTAATTGAAATGCTCAATTTAAAAAGCAGTACTGACAATATAGATGATTTTGACATCATCTTTATATACGACACAGAAAAAAGGCAAGACCTTCCTTTTAAGATTAATAAACCATACGTTATATTCGACCATCACCACAAAAGGGATGGAGATTTTGTAGAAAATGCACTTTTCTGTCATATCGAGCATTCCAGTGCAAACGTTATCAACCTTTACAATCTTTCAAAAAAAGAAAACCTACCACTTAATGATGAGATCCTCTTTTCGTTTGCTGTTGCACTCTATACAGATACAGCAATGTTTAGAACTGCAAGGGAAGGTGAGTTTTTCTACTTTTCAAAGTTTTTAAAAAATAGACGTTTTGAAGATATCTTAGATGTGGTATACTACAAAGATATAGACAAAAGGTCTTTTTTAAAAACAATTAAAAATGCAAAGTTTTACAATATAAAGGGGTTAAATATCTGTGTGTTAAAATTTAAAGACAACGACCAATTCTATAGCTTCGTAGATGGCCTTTTTAATGTCTTAAACTTAGATGTCCTCATTGGCATACTAAAAGAAGGCATAAAAATACACGTAAAAAAGAGCCATGTTCAAAAAATATATCACATGCTTTTTGTACCGATACAAAAAAAGCTAAATATACAAAGAGTTCAGGGAATATGGATGAATTTTTTTGACTACAAAATTCTTTTAAAAGCACTTGAAGATTACAAAGGAGGATGAATTGCTTGATAGTAGACTTTCACATGCACTCAACTGCATCAGATGGAACGTTAAATCCAAAAGAGCTTGTAGCATTAGTAAAAGAAAGAAAAATTGAGTATTTCTCGCTAACCGACCATGATACTATAGATGGAGTAAAACAGATAAAAGAAAAAAACTTTATCCCCGGTGTTGAGATAAGTGTGGAACACCCTACAACACTTCATATTCTAGGATATGGTTTTGATATAAACAACGAAAAATTAAATAAAGTTCTTGATCAGTTAAAGCAATACAGATACGAAAGAAACGTAAAGATGGTTGAAAAAGCAAGGGCACTTGGATTTGACATAACCCTTGAAGAGTTATTAGAAGAGGCAAACGGTACTCTCATTGGACGTCCACACTTTGCATCACTCTTGTTAAAAAAAGGATACGTTGAAGATAGAAAAGAGGCATTTGAAAAATATCTCAAACGCGGTATGCCACTGTATGAAGATAAAAAAAGATTAGACCTTGAAAGTGCAATTGAAATAATTACTCAGGCAGATGGAATTGCTGTATTTGCACACCCATATCAAACAAGTAAAGATACAGATGAAATTGAAAAGCTACTTAAAAAAATGGTGGAGTTAGGACTAAAAGGTATAGAAGTGTATTATTCAAAGCATACAAAAGATATGATCGAAACATATAAAAAACTGGCTAAAAGATACAATCTTGTAAAAACAGCAGGCTCAGACTTTCATGGTCAAAATACACCGGATATAGAACCGGGAATAGAAATAGATAAGGAAAAGATAGAAGGATTCCTATCACTTTTTTAATTTTACTAACCTAAAATATTGAATTTTTTAATGTTTTGTTATATAATTTTTAAAAAGAACCCTTTTAAAAGGGAGTGATTTATTTTTGAAGATCAAGGATATTTTAAGAGAATTAAATTCTTTAATTCTTAAGGTAAACTGCGATGAAAACCTCGAATTTAATTATATCTCTTCAAACTCGAAAGATATTCAAAAAAACACCCTTTTTATTTGCAGAAAAGGGACGAGTTTTGATTCGCATAATATTGTAGATGACCTCTACAGGATGGGAGCCAACGTTTTTATTGTAGAAAGAGAGATAAGAAAATACCCTTACATACAGGTTGTTGATTCAAGAATTGCCGAATCAATAATTGCAAGTATGTTTTACAACAAACCATATGAAAAACTTATCACATTTGGTGTTACAGGAACCAACGGAAAAACAACTTCAGTGCACTTATTCCATCACATTATGCACAACTTTGGAATAAAGGGAAGTATAAGCGGCACAGTGGTAAATGATATAATGGGAGATAAATTTTACCATCCAAACACCACACCGAGTGCTATTGAAGTAATGAGAAATATGTATAAAACCCTTGAAAACGGCGGAAAGTACTATGGAATGGAAGTTTCATCCCATGCTCTTTCGCAGTATAGAGTGGAAAGTATAAAGTATGATATTGTAGGTATAACAAATATAACAAGGGATCACCTTGATTTTCATGAAACTTTTGAAAACTACAAAAAGGCAAAATTTCATATCTTGAATCTTCTAAAACCAAATGGAATTGCAATAGTAAATCATGAGCTTTTGCAAGAAGTTAAAAATAAAAACAAAAATATAAAACTTATTAGCTTTGGAGTAGACAGTTCATCGGATTACGTCATACGTGAAATCACAACCAATTGGTCTGGTACATTCTTTAAGTTAGACACCCCATATGGTGAAAAGAAAGTTGCATCACAATTAATTGGAGAGTACAATGCATTTAATATTACATTGGTGGTAGCCGCCCTTGCCGAAATAGGCTACGATATAGATGATGTAATTGCATCTGTTGCAACCTTCCGTGGAGTTGACGGTAGATTTGAAATCATACCTGAGGCAAAGAAACTTGGAATAGAAATAGTTGTTGATTTTGCACATACCCCCGATGCACTTGAAAAGGTAATACTCTCGCTTAGAAAACTCACCAAAGGAAGGCTTATTACCGTCTTTGGTGCTGGAGGCCAATCAGATATAGGAAAACGACCCATGATGGGAGAAGTAGTATCAAAATACTCAGATATAACCATTATTACAACTGATGACCCAAGGGGTGAAGATCCTTTAAAGATAATTAAAGATGTTGAGGCTGGTCTTGTTCCTGGAAGCTTGAGTCTTTCCATTGAAGATAGAAAAGAGGCTATTGATACTGCAATCACACTTGCAAATCGTGGAGATGTAATATTAATTGCAGGAAGAGGGCATGAACCATATCAAGTATTTGATGAAAATCACAAAGTACCATTTAAAGATAGGGATGTTGCAATAGATATTATCTTTCAAAAAATAAATAAAGGAGAAAAAACGTTCAAATGATTACATTTGAAAAGATAAACATAGAACTTCTTAAAAGATTTTTAGGAGATTCAATAAATTTAAATGTTTCCCAAAAGGGAAACAAATTTTTTTGTGATAGTAGCAAAACATGTAATATAGTCAAAAAAGATGATGCTATAGAAATCGAGTTTGAAGGAGAAAAATATCTTATCTCAAAAACTTCTGGAAACTACTACCTTTTAGATTATAAATCTGCCGATAATTTTCATAGGTACATTTTCAATTTAGATGGTGAGAAAGCTTTATTTGTATTTAAAAAAGCACTAGATGAGGAAGAAATTCTACACCTTCTTTTGTCTATATTTTTCATAGAAAAAATTATTTAAGGAGCTGGTGGCGTGTATATACTAAACTTTATAATCACAGCTATACTAATATACTACTACATAAAACTTATGAAAAAAATTAGAGTCGGCCAATACATCAGAGAAGAAGGACCAGACCTTCATAACTACAAGAGTGGAACACCTACTGCGGCTGGCATTGTATTTATATCGACTGCAAGTATCTTTTTGCTGATTTCCAAAGCACCTATTATTTTTGTTCTTTCCCTAATCCTTTTTGGATTTATTGGCTTTATAGATGATATTTCAAGTATACTTAAAAAGAATGCTCTAGGCCTTAGGGCATATCAAAAATTTTTGCTTCAAATCATTTTTTCCCTGCTTTTAATCTCCTTTACAAATGTAAGACCAATATTTGGAATTGAAGTTTCAAAGACTACGTATTACATTTTTTGGACATTTGTAATAGTTGGAGCCTCTAACGCGGTAAATTTAACAGATGGACTTGACGGTCTTGCAGGATGGGTTTGGATAACTTCGATGGTTCCACTCATGTTTTTTACCAAAGACTATAGCGTGCTTATCATAATATCCTCTGTTCTTGCGTTTTTACTCTTTAACTCGCGACCTGCATCCATATTTATGGGCGATACAGGCTCACTTGCGCTCGGTGCATTTCTTGCAGTATTTGCAATGCATTACAATATAGAAACACAACTTGTATTTTCCTCATCTATCTTTATAGTCGAAACACTCAGTGTCATAATTCAGGTATTTTCTTTCAAAGTATTCAAAAAGAGGGTATTTAAAATGTCGCCCATACATCACCACTTTGAACTTTTGGGCTGGAAAGAAGAAAAAATTGTTGGGGTCTTTTCGGCAATTAATCTTTTAATTTCTTTATCTATACTAAGATGGTGAAAATTTGAAACTACTTGCATATTTTCTTATAACACTCGTAATATACTTCTTTTCAAAAAAATATAATATATTACTTGACTATCCCACAGAAAGGAAAAACCATCACAAGCCAACACCTCAAATAGGTGGGGTTATATTATTTACAATACTTCTTTTCTTTTTCGATTATCCCTTTTTAATACTTTTTTCGCTCCTGCTTTTTGGAATACTAGATGATATGTTCAAGCTTTCATACAAACAAAAGTTTGTATTTGAAATAATAATAGCATTGTATATTGTATTTAAATACAATATAACACTATTTGGAATGCGCAATATATTTACAAACATTTTTGCAATATTTTGGATCATTGCATTTTTAAATGGGCTTAATATGATAGATGGACTTAATGGCCTATCCACCGGTGTATCAATAATATATCTTTCAATGCTTTCTCAATTTGAACTTGCACTTTCTTACTTTCCAATATACATCTTCAACTTTTTTGGAAAACTTTTCATGGGAGAAAGTGGGATATTAATTACGGGATTTATACTTCTTTCTTCGGCTTTATTAATAGAAAATGATATGGTGTACCTAACCATCTTTTTTGGATATCCATTCTATGAAGTAGTAGCAAGCTTTATTAGAAGAGTCATTTCAAAAGAAAATCCTTTTCTTGCAGACAGAAAACATCTTCACCACATACTTTCCAAAAAAATGGGTAATCTCTTTTTACCATTTTCCTATCTGCTCACCTTTCTATTTGCAAGTCTTCCTAAAAGTTATATGAGCATATTCTACTATCTATCAATCTCCATTATTCTCTTTTTAATCCACTTTGGCCTCATTAAAAAACTGAATAATTAAGTGATATAATTATCTTGAATAGTTAAAAATTGTTGAGGTGAAAATGTGAAAGGTCTACCCATTGGTCTTCAGGACTTTTCCGATATTGTGAGCAACAATATGATTTATGTTGATAAAACTAAGTTTATATATGACCTTGCTTCTTCTGGCAATAAATACTTCTTTGTCTCTAGACCAAGAAGGTTTGGTAAAAGTCTTACTCTCAGTGTTTTTGAAAATCTTTTTAAAGGCAACAAAGAATTATTCAAAGATACTTGGATTTACAATAAATGGGACTTTAGTCAAACTTTTCCTGTTGTTAGAATCAATCTTGTTGGTCTTAACTGTGAAAATCTTGAAAAAGTTCAATTAGGGCTTTACATGCAAATTTCTACTATTGCTAAAAAGTTTAACTTAAATCTAAAGTTTCTTGAGAAAGATATCTCATACGGTTTCAAAGAACTTATTCAATCTCTTTCTGAAAAGACAAATTCCAGAGTTGTTGTACTAGTTGATGAGTATGAAAAACCCGTCTTGGATAATATACACAAAAAAGAAAAAGCTCAAAAAATGAGGGAATTTTTGAGAAATTTTTATTCAATTTTAAAAGAAGAAGATTCAAACCTACGCTTTGTCTTTATTACTGGCATTACCAAATTTACTAAAATGGGTGTATTTAGCTCTCTAAACAACCTCGAAGATATTTCCTTCGATGATAAATTCTCAACCATGTTTGGATATACACAAGAAGAACTTGAAAGCTACTTTGACGAGTATATAGCTGCTACCTCAAAAGAGTTAAATATAGAAAAAAGTATATTACTAGATGAAATTAAAAAGTACTATAACGGTTTTTCATTCGATGGAGATAAATTTGTGTATAATCCCTTTTCTATACTTCAATTTTTTCAAAAAAAAGAGTTTAAAAATTCCTGGTTTGAAAGCGGCTCTCCATTTTTTCTGTATCAATACCTAAAAGAAAAAAAGGTCACATACAAAGATTTAACAAGTTATCCTGTAAGCGAACTTGATTTTTCAAGTCATGAAATTGAAGATGCACCTCCTAACATCTTTTTTGCACAAGCTGGGTACTTAACCTTTAAAAAAAGAATATACTATGGCCTTGAATATGAATATATACTCGACTTTCCAAATCTAGAAGTCAAAAATGGATTTTCAAAATTACTTCTTGAAGCAAGCTATAATATCCCTAGAAATTACATAAAAAAAGCTGACAGAAATATATATCTAGCATTTTCAAACAACAATATTGATGCAGCATTTGATGAAATAAAAAGTATCATATCATCTGTGCCATACAACTTACACAAAAAAGAAGAAAGTTACTATCATTCTCTAATATACACGATACTTGCCTCAAGTGGTTTGAACGTAAAAGCAGAAGAGGCAAGTAGCACTGGCAAAAGTGATATTGTAATAGAATTTAATGATAGGGTATACATAATAGAGATTAAAACGGATAAATCTGCAAAAAGTGCATTAAATCAAATCAAAGAAAGAAACTACTCTAACAAGTATAATCAAAAAAAATGTATTTTGATTGGTGTAAACATAAGCTTGGAAAAGAGAAACATCGATGAGTTATTTACAAGAAACTGTGGAACTTTGGAAAGATCTTGTATTCAAGGATATGGATGGAACGAAAAAGTGAAAAATAAATCTTTCCAAAGATTTTTAATAGAGAATAAGAATATCTTGGGAAAGTATGGAAAGATAATAAAAGTAAAAAAAAATGATATATTACATTCTACAATTGAAGAATTAAAACAAGTTAGTATCATCATAGAAGGTAAGTTGAAGGTGGTAAAATATACCTCTGAAGGTTATGAACAGGTATTAAAATATTTAGGTAAAAATGAAAGTTTTGGAGAAGGATTAATTTTTTCCGGAGCTAATTATCCTTCATATATAATAGCAGAAGAAGATTCAAAAATTTTAGAAATATCAAGAGAAGGAATCCTTGAGTTATTTAGTAAAAACGTAGATTTTCTTGTATTGTATCTAAACGAAATATCAAAAAAGTTATTGAACCTATCAAATGTTGTAGATATTTTGATTATAAAATCCATAAAGGAGAGAATAATAAAGTACTTTTCATCTTTATATAAGCAGCAAAAATCAAATGTTGTTTACTTTAAATCAAAACAAAAAATTGCAAACGATATAGGAAGTGTAAGAGAAGTCGTTTCAAGAAAAATTAAAGAACTCATAGATGAAAATATAATTGAAGAGATTGATAAAAACCATATAAAATTGATCAATCTAAAAATATTTGAATAATCTGAAAAACAAAACCGTGAGTAAAATCACGGTTTTGTTTTTTATTATACTTTATAATTATAATAAAGAAAAAAGAAAAAAGGAGGTCGATTTATGAATACAGCAATTCTAATTGGTATTGCTTTGATATTTTTAATTTGGTCATTTTTCAAAAACAAAGAAAAAACAAAAGAAAGCTTAAAATTATCCAAGAATTTACTTGTAAAAACATTTGTTGAAATCATAGGAGTTATGGCATTAGTAGGGTTAGTTCTTGCTGTATTACCACCAGAGTTGATAAAACAACTACTTGGTAATTCAAATGAATTTTTAAGTACGGTATATGGAGCAATTATTGGTGCTTTAACAATTATTCCAGCATTTATAGCTTTTCCTTTATCAAAATCTCTTTATCAAAGTGGAGCAAACCTAACTGCAATAGCAGCTTTTATTACTACACTAACTATGGTTGGTTTTGCGACAATGCCTATAGAAATAAAATACTTTGGTAAAAAATTTACATTACATAGATTATGGATAAGCTTTGTAGCTGCGATTTTAATTGCTTCAGGAATGGCGGTGATCTTATGACTAAACTTACAAAACTAATAAAAAACTATAAATTAATATTTATAAGTATAGTTCTGTATTCAATTGCTTTTTTTACAAAACCAGAAATATTTTTTAGAGGATTAGAAATGACTAAAGGATTCTTAATTGAAATGCTCGAAGTTATGCCCCCCATACTAATAATATCATCATTAATTACAGTTTGGGTGCCTTCTGAAGTAATAATGAGAAACTTTGGTAAAGAATCTGGTATAAAAGGAAAACTTTTATCAATTTTTACAGGTGCAATTTCTGCAGGACCAATATATGCAGCATTCCCCGTAGCGCAAGCTTTGTTCTTGAAAGGAGCAAGTATTGGAAATTTAGTTATAATAATTAGCTCCTGGGCAGTAGTAAAAATCGTTATGTTTATGGTTGAATCCAGTTTCTTAGGATTATCATTTGCTACTACAAGGTATGTTTTGACAATTCCAGCAATTTTAATTATGGGATATATAATGGAAAAATTGGTAAGTAGAGAAGATATAATTGATGAAATAGAAGATAAAGATATAGTATATGAAAATGAAAAAGAGGTTTTAAGAGATTTACCAAATATGAATTGTGGAGCATGCGGGTATTCTAATTGTAAAGCATTTGCTGAAGGTGTTATAAAAGGTGAAGTTACAATAGATGATTGTGTAATTAGAAGCAAAGCCAAAGAATATGCATAAAAAGATGCCAGCCAT
This region includes:
- a CDS encoding zinc ribbon domain-containing protein, which codes for MYQGWKECPRCGIEVKNDEGYCPECGWVFYNKRCPRCGKYIPDYAKICFDCGWYFYWEREIGEDDEDYYEYDSYEYYEEDDEPVEDYPDMLEFWNSELGTDFEDENELGQYLDDLGY
- a CDS encoding DUF1659 domain-containing protein, with the translated sequence MKKLSIKWNVGTDENGEPMLKTQSLTVQDSVDTQKALLIAQTIEKYTNYSLYFAQLVTYTPVM
- a CDS encoding DUF2922 family protein, producing the protein MKRLTLVFRNQEDGKAFRVNVQNPVENIDTAALQTDAQVLIDNGLVPEGYVFDEARVLESNTNILIDILK
- a CDS encoding phosphoesterase gives rise to the protein MKNITFKELLNLKSKKILHTTHVKSDCDGIASIYWGLSIFGGSYYIPPYELRSAAGLIEMLNLKSSTDNIDDFDIIFIYDTEKRQDLPFKINKPYVIFDHHHKRDGDFVENALFCHIEHSSANVINLYNLSKKENLPLNDEILFSFAVALYTDTAMFRTAREGEFFYFSKFLKNRRFEDILDVVYYKDIDKRSFLKTIKNAKFYNIKGLNICVLKFKDNDQFYSFVDGLFNVLNLDVLIGILKEGIKIHVKKSHVQKIYHMLFVPIQKKLNIQRVQGIWMNFFDYKILLKALEDYKGG
- a CDS encoding sigma-70 family RNA polymerase sigma factor: MDIYKTYKDDVKNIAGRYYKAYKYKILSFEDLEQTIWYILMCALSKFDGRGEQRNFVLLFIKQKLISILKNNRRPPYCTDTPFTCLYFDYLSADDENTKYYREMHGEYE
- a CDS encoding mannose-1-phosphate guanylyltransferase: MKNCALIMAGGKGERFWPYSTDEKPKQFLNLFDEKTMIQLTVERLKGIIPIENTFVVTGQIYVDLVKEQLPTLPEENIIIEPAGRNTAPCIALSAFYIKEKLGDVNLAVLPADHLVEDVENFQKALTNAFEFINKNKNAIVTLGIKPDRPETGYGYIKYQSEDNLTINESVLKVERFVEKPSLEVAKKYLSEGNYLWNAGIFVWNTETILENTKKFLPNTYNILEEIFKYSGKEYLKILKELYPKVDKISVDYGIMEHAKDIYVIPSEFGWDDVGSWTSVERHSKKDENGNVVDENTYYFDSKANIVKSKKITILNDVENLVVIETDDYLIISSKENIQKIREIKNKITKK
- a CDS encoding RNase H family protein, yielding MRIYVDGSYYDNLNIAGFAFCVVKDEEIKFTYKGAMVINRGNSIIAELLGVIKALEYCNNLGVKEVTIIHDYNEIPMLASFYRNTKNPYINSYAKKLRKLYQQLDVSFVKVKAHKNDRFNNYVDEMSRKSVEEYLIKKLKKSKYYKK
- a CDS encoding PHP domain-containing protein, encoding MNCLIVDFHMHSTASDGTLNPKELVALVKERKIEYFSLTDHDTIDGVKQIKEKNFIPGVEISVEHPTTLHILGYGFDINNEKLNKVLDQLKQYRYERNVKMVEKARALGFDITLEELLEEANGTLIGRPHFASLLLKKGYVEDRKEAFEKYLKRGMPLYEDKKRLDLESAIEIITQADGIAVFAHPYQTSKDTDEIEKLLKKMVELGLKGIEVYYSKHTKDMIETYKKLAKRYNLVKTAGSDFHGQNTPDIEPGIEIDKEKIEGFLSLF
- a CDS encoding UDP-N-acetylmuramoyl-L-alanyl-D-glutamate--2,6-diaminopimelate ligase, whose product is MKIKDILRELNSLILKVNCDENLEFNYISSNSKDIQKNTLFICRKGTSFDSHNIVDDLYRMGANVFIVEREIRKYPYIQVVDSRIAESIIASMFYNKPYEKLITFGVTGTNGKTTSVHLFHHIMHNFGIKGSISGTVVNDIMGDKFYHPNTTPSAIEVMRNMYKTLENGGKYYGMEVSSHALSQYRVESIKYDIVGITNITRDHLDFHETFENYKKAKFHILNLLKPNGIAIVNHELLQEVKNKNKNIKLISFGVDSSSDYVIREITTNWSGTFFKLDTPYGEKKVASQLIGEYNAFNITLVVAALAEIGYDIDDVIASVATFRGVDGRFEIIPEAKKLGIEIVVDFAHTPDALEKVILSLRKLTKGRLITVFGAGGQSDIGKRPMMGEVVSKYSDITIITTDDPRGEDPLKIIKDVEAGLVPGSLSLSIEDRKEAIDTAITLANRGDVILIAGRGHEPYQVFDENHKVPFKDRDVAIDIIFQKINKGEKTFK